The genome window GTCAGCCTTGTGACAGTTCAGCACAGAGCCAGGGGAGCATCTCCCACCTCTTCAGTTCTCACTCAGACTGCTCCGAAGTGActgatgcgggactgctgccaCCCTGCCGCTCACTTCCTCCTTCCTCCCCCAGTGGACTCTGAGAACCACTTGGACGAGATCAAGACAGCGGCTTTGTTAGGACGACCAGCTGACCAATGACAGGGCGGAAGGAGGAGCTGGCAGAGACGGAGAGAGCGAGGAGGCTTATTGAGAAGCGGGAAGGAGGGATTTTTATGTAACGGAGTGGAAAATACCGAGGAGAGACAGGCTCATgccttttgttatttttggtcCTCTtacaccccctccctccccctcgCCTCCTCCCTGTCTGCCTCTTGTTCCCTGTCgcgcttttattttattttatttatttatttaaacctgACTGCTTCACCTTAAGAGTCAGAGGGAGAGTTACAAAAAGTTCCTTAATAACTGTTTTTATGGACAAATTCAACGCTTTAGAAAGAATATTTTGTTCTCTATCAGTAATACTTTTTAaacttaataataatgataattatgaggatgataataataaaaagaagaatggtgatgataataataattatagttTTCAAGTGGCAAAAAAAGGACAGGTAGCAGTGTGAGAGAAAACCATCACCCAGCACTATGTCTGATCGTTTGTGTGTCCTGAGCACCGTCTAGTGGCCAAGAGGCGTCAGTTCCATGTTCTCTAAGCAGGACTTGCTGATTATACAATATTTGCATGCAGAGGCTTCGAGCAGCATTACATCActgcctcccccccccccccccccctctcttttttttccaaaacacaGCATCGCACTTGAAAGTGGCTTTTAAACAGTGTCTGGTTTCAGATGCAAGCAGGAAAAGATACCGATGTGAGTCATTGCAAGAATCTGTACAACAAGAATCAGCACAATAGAAGCCGACTTGCTGATCATCCAcagaaagtaaacaaacaaacgagaacattatcaaaagaaaaaatatataaacatatgtCTGGTCTGCATAGGTAGATAACAAACAGAtatatttaaacaaaaacaaaaaaagatatttCAGTCATGCGTGAATCGTGCAAAGGCATGACATTTGTGAAAACTGCAAACCTCTAACTCCCTGTGCACAAGCATGGAAACTTTCACTACTGAAAGTCACACTTGGTGTCTGTGCCAAGCGCTAAActgaaactgtaaatacaagCTGTAGATGTAGCAGTTGGGAAGTAGTGGGAGTCATTGGCGATTTCtatcaataaaaacatttcttttctaaatgtcagTGGTTGTGGTGGTTTAGCCTGAATATGCTGGTTGTGGCAAAGGTATGCAATGCAATCGCTTAACATGCTGTGAactttctctttgtgtgtgcgtatgtgcgtACACCAGtggattacaaaaaaaaagaagaagaaaaatcaaaagAGAGGCAGATACAGAAAGCGAGAgtgggcagaggaagcatgatGTGACTCAAAGTAAGAAATCCTCTTCACCACAAACTGAATTACGCGTAGGCTTTCCCATGACTGGGGGTTCACCTGCTGAGGccctgcaaaaaaataaaatacaatcagTAGCTGGGACCCAGGCTGCTGTGTTGCTGAGGCAGCCGTACATCAAAAGCCGTGTCCTCTTTCTTGTGTTTTAAAGTCAGATGAGAAAGCAGAATGTTTCCCACACGACAACCAACTGTTATGATACTGTTTTCCAGAGGGTTAGCATGTGTGCTTAAGGCTGAATCTCTGAATACTTTAGTCAAGATAAAAAaagaacaggaagtgagaaaCAGGAAGAATTAACAGCAAGGCAAGACTTTGTGTTCTCAGATTTCTGTTTTGTGGGCTCTTTTTTGTCGTATTTgcttgtatgtgcatgtgtgtgtgtgtgtgtgtgtgtgtgtgtgtgtgtgtgtgtgtgtgtgtgtgtgtgtgtgtgtgtgtgtgtgagcatgccCAGGCTAAAGCTATGGTTTCCCGCCCTCACTCCACCAGGCAAAGCGCCAAAGCCATCAGGCAGTCATACGCCTACCATCAGCTGAGGAGTTGCACAGCAGTCTCATTTCTAATTATACACCcaacaacagagagagaggaagacggAGAGCGAGCCACAGAGTGAGGGAGAGGGAGCGCGTGGAACATGGAGAGGAAGGATGATTACAAATGGAAGAGAAGCTAAAAGTGCCACTCGGCAGCAAACACAGGGTGAGCAAGTTCAGGTgtgagagactgagagagagggagggagaggcaTGAAATCAGTCTGAGAAAGGTTAAGGGCTGACTGACTGGCTGAGCAGAGTGggagtgtaaaatgtaaaagcgAGTaggagggaagagagagagagagagaggggggagaagagaaaagaagagaggagaaagaagagaggagTGTGTGTCTAATAGACAGTCTGTTGAGCTTGTCTGGATGCCTCTGTTCACTCTGCTCCGTTTGGCTTTTTTCCTCCCCCAGCCTGCGAGGACGACACAAGacagacaggtgtgtgtgtgtgtgcgtgagtgtgtgtgtgtgtgtgtgcgtgtgtgtttgtggaaagTCGGCGCTCCTGTTGGACCTGAACATGGATGGATATTCTCTGTGAAGATGGATGCACAGGCAGACACaaatggatgaatggaaaaACATGCAAGTAAGTGTATCATCCTTAGATAATCTTTTTTTTGAAGGAGATGATTTTGTGCTCTGAATGCATGTCTGAGAAACTCTTTGCTTGAACTGGTTACAGAGGTTAAACCTGATTATATTCAGTTTCACAGAAAGAAAGCATCGAGCAAACTAAGCGCAATATTGCCACTACTGATATGCAAACAGTACTGACCTCGGCGCAGATTATCTCGACCATAAAGGCATCAAACACACTAAATGCTGCTGTGTATACATTTCATTTCCATAGATTAGCAACCTGTAGTGATCACGATCGCCTCATATGGTCACTGAGCATGGAGAAACTGTCATGAGCAGGCCTGTCGGACGCACGATCTGATTGTACCTGTGTAGGTCACTGTGAGTGAGTGGCCCACACCTCGATTCCATTTGAATTAATTTACATTCACTCTGCAAGCGTTTAGCTGACAAATAGTTACCTATTTATGCGTCCTGATATAACGCCGGGTGCTCGCACAGGAATGTCGCTGTGTGGGTGTCGTCTGATaccacacgcgcacacagataCGCGCACACATAACAGAGAAGCAGCTTTATGTCAGAGACGTGACTGTCAAGATGAGTGAAAGAAGTTCTTTCAGCGGCGGCGCTCAGCTTTGATGATGACATAATGAGATGAGCTTTGCATTGGCAGGCTGTAAAAGTCCTCTGCTGTCCTTTACCTCCCTGCATCActttatgcatatatatatatatatgaaagagCATGTCTGCAGCGTCTTGAAACTGGTGTGTGTCTGGCCACAGACTGCTTATATTTAGCCCACCTCAGTGAGCTGACTCACAACTGTGCATGCACGTAAGAAGGATGATAGGGTTTCTGTAGGTGCTGGAGGGGGTTCTCTTCATTATGAGAAACATGCAAGCTTGGTCTGTGTGTTTAACATCCCTCTCACATTTAGTCACTTAACACACATATTTTCCTCATCATTGTTGACCGACCTTATTAACCTCAAAGTTTACTGTGTTACTGAGAAAATCTAACCCCTGAGTTTACACCCACCACTAACATTTTGCTCTGCCTCGTCTCCGCTACACTCATGCCTCCACCAAGCAcagtgtacagcactttgtaaCCATAGtaacttttcctttctttttttttttttttttttttacaaaggaGCTGGTAGGTGTCCATCAAACTTAGCCCTGTCAATATGGCAATTGGTGGTTGGAAAGCTGTAATTTGAAGCTGATGGAGGAGTTTTTGTTCAGATGTGGAAGGATATTCACAGGCACTGATCTCACCATGTTGTACTTTTGCGGGAGGGGAGAGAGGGAAAGTTCTGTGAATTTTTCAGAGACAGGGGAAACACCAGAGTAAGAGAGACTCTACGAAGGCAAATTCAGTTATTTTCTCCAGCTTGACAACTTGTCTGTGGGGATATGAAGTGCATTAGTAACTGTTTCTCCTGCTGTTCAGATTGTGGCGACCTTGGATCGGCGACAGTTGCCAAGAGACTAATGGAGCCCGTGTCACATGATCACAACGCCACCTGTAGTTCTTCGGGAGTGTCGGTGTGAGTGACGATCAGCTCGAGCCCATGAGCTTCACAACAAACTCGGCTCTGGTCCCGGGTAGGGACAGCCTCCCGCTCAAGAAGAGGGACCAAAGACCAAGCTCGccacttcagcagcagcagcaacagcagtgcGATGCTGCAAACTTTAAGGCGCCATACCCTTACAAGAGCCACACCGAACTCACCACAAAGCACACTGGCCCATTCCAGCCCGTGCCGAGACGGGTTACTGCCCTGTACCAGCCCTGgatgcacacacccacacctaACAGGTCCAAACCGCAGATTCTTTCTGCATTCAGGGAGCATCATGGCTGGGCAGAGTGGAGAGAGTTCAACCCCTTGCACCCTGGATGGGACTTTCCTAACCACTATCAGCACCAAAGCCACATATCTGGCACACCTGCACTCCACCCAGGCCATCCGTACTATCCTTCCAGATTCAACGCTGTCTCCCTGGAGGGTTTCCACAGAGCGAGTGGAGCGTACAGCTGGGAGAAGCACAAGACTTCAAGAGAGAAGAGTTTGAGCGCAGAGAGGCAGACCTACAGCAGGCATAAAGGTCCATAcatgaggagaggagagagaaaaacagagtaTTTTCCCAGGGTCGAAAGGGCAAGTACTTCACCTTTGAGCACAAGCCTACCTCACTCTCCCCGTGAGAACCCCAAACTTCGACCTGATTTGTCGCACAGATCAACAAAGGCTGCCTCTATTTCAGGACATTCCGTCATGCAAGTTTCCCCAAACAACTCCAAAAGCGCTGGCGGCTTCACGAAGGAGGACGCTTCCACGAGGCCCTCCTCTGAGCATGTTTCCTCCTCCACCGCCTCTCCTAACAGTTTCCCCTGGCTCCTCCCTCACTTTGTGGCCGGTTCTCTGATTGAGCTCAGGGATGGGCGGCTGAGGAGGGTAGAGCACCTGCAAACTGAAGACTTCCTGCTTGGCTCACTGGCCTGTCCAGACCTGCGCCTGAGCTGCTGCACGGTGCAGAGTATCTCCCCTTCAACTTCCTCGTCCTCAATCTCCCGCCTCCTCATCATGCTTCATGACCAGCAGAGCCAGGTGAAAGAAATTCCCACTGTGGTGTTAATATTCATAGCACACATTATTGTTACTATTCTTTTAACGTAGTATTCCCACCAAAAAGAGCATCTGGATCTCGTGGTTAGATGGTGtaaaaaacattaatttatTGACTTCTGCTCAAAAGCTCTAaaccattattttattttttatggtaTTTATGATGCTTTTTAGCCGCTATTCTCAGACCTAATGGTATTTACAATCCAGAACAGCTGCTATCCTTACACCAGACATACATTAGAGTACATTCCTGTGTTACCTGGTTACATGCATCACTGTCTTCCTAAACACACTCACGTACATAAAAGATAATAACTGAACTTAGTGAAATTTTTAAATGGCAAATTCAAATGCATGAATAGCTTGAATTAAAGGTGTAATGCATGTGCATCCCAAGCTTATCCTCCATGCCATGGCGCTCCATTATCGCCAAGAAAACTGTTAGCAACACCTTGAGTGCGCTGTGGGATTTGCAATAAAATACTACAGGCTGTGAAAAATACTAGCATAGAAAGCTTGTATTAATCTGAAGCTGAAAATAGTCAGGAGCATTTGCACTTCCTGTATCTGTGTCTTCTGCAAAACACTGCAGCAGCCAGCTGTTTTGGGAAATAAAGCAGCTTTTTTATAAGATGGAGCTGTATGTCTGTTGCTATTTTTGTGGCCGCCTTCAGTAGTAATTTTAAGGCCAAAGGAGAGTGCTGCAAACAGGGAAATGATCTGAGTTTGTTGGCAGTTAAGAAAAGAAGATATCCAGTAAGATCTGCCTCATGCCTGAAAGCCATTTTTTCTTTAGGTTCTGCAATGTTTAGCACAAGATGAAGAAAAATCTATAATTGGGTCAATTAAAAGGTGTGTACTTACCTGCAGAAAATTCAATCAGTATATTCTTGCTTTTAAACCTGATGGTGTAACAAGTGAATTTTTGTATGCATAAAAACCTGAAATCCATGTGTACTGTTAATTCTATCTCCTTGCTGTTACATGAACTATGAATAGATCCACCATAATGGAACAACACCACCCTCTAGTGAGCAAACGTCTAAGCCGTGCTTGTCTCACAGCTTCCTCTGTATGCATCTGTCTGCCTCCTGCAGGAGCTGGTGGATGTGTATGTGGAGTACCCGTTCTTCGTGCGTGGGCGCGGCTGGTCTTCCTGCAGCCCTCAGAGGACTGCCCGCATCTGCGGCCTGCAGTGCCACCAGCTCAGCGTAGGGGATGTCTGCCTGGCTCTCACACCTGTATTAGCTCCCCAGGCTCCACAGCCAGCCACATCGGAGCCAAAAACCTCACCCGAGAAG of Maylandia zebra isolate NMK-2024a linkage group LG5, Mzebra_GT3a, whole genome shotgun sequence contains these proteins:
- the LOC101476531 gene encoding uncharacterized protein LOC101476531, which translates into the protein MSFTTNSALVPGRDSLPLKKRDQRPSSPLQQQQQQQCDAANFKAPYPYKSHTELTTKHTGPFQPVPRRVTALYQPWMHTPTPNRSKPQILSAFREHHGWAEWREFNPLHPGWDFPNHYQHQSHISGTPALHPGHPYYPSRFNAVSLEGFHRASGAYSWEKHKTSREKSLSAERQTYSRHKGPYMRRGERKTEYFPRVERASTSPLSTSLPHSPRENPKLRPDLSHRSTKAASISGHSVMQVSPNNSKSAGGFTKEDASTRPSSEHVSSSTASPNSFPWLLPHFVAGSLIELRDGRLRRVEHLQTEDFLLGSLACPDLRLSCCTVQSISPSTSSSSISRLLIMLHDQQSQELVDVYVEYPFFVRGRGWSSCSPQRTARICGLQCHQLSVGDVCLALTPVLAPQAPQPATSEPKTSPEKLEEEGCEPLKATHPQSGPSTLLPTRPGEQALEPKRGAEAVRRRHFSAPELRGPGTNCM